Part of the Alphaproteobacteria bacterium 33-17 genome, ACAACTTTAAAGTTAGTGTTTTAGATCGTATGATTTTTACAGTCTCATTGTCTGGAAGTAATATTCGACATTTTATGTTCTGACGCTGTTCTATAATTTTATCGATTATAAAAACATGACCTGGGAATATGAAGTCTATATTATATTTTGTGATAATCTCATTAATGTCATTTAGCCATTCTGGATCTTGGATATCTTTAATAACAAAATGCCTACTGTAAACATACGGGGAATGATTAGACACTGCAGAGGATGCTGAGAATAATGTAATTTCTTTGCAATAGACTAGAGATTTATAGATTTCAAGGCCTACCTCATTGCCACCCGGAAATACTAAGATATTCCATTTATTATACATAGCTGCTTACAAACTCAAGGAATTTTGAATAATCTCTTATATAGTCATTTTCATTATACACTTCACTTGCAAGTACCATAAGAATGCAATTTTCAGAAAAATCAGTAATTTCTCGCCAGACACATTCATTTATTAATAAATATCTATCTTGAGAATCTAGTTTATAAGTTTTTTTACTAGTGCCATTATCCAAAATTACCTTACAGTGACCGGACAGACAAATGATAGCTTGCTTTAAATTTTTGTGTGCGTGCTTTCCTCTTACGGTATCTTTATTGCTACAAAAAATACAATAGACTCTTTTAATATCAAAAGGGATATTCTCATTTTCTTGCAAAACAATAATTTTACCATTTTTAGGATCTTGGTCTTCTATTTGTTTTATATTTATAAGATTTTGATCATTAAAAAACATACTGGTATTTCTCTTGAAATTAAATTATTTGTACAGTAACTTCAGTGCCTGCACCTATAGTTTGCTCAGAGTGGTATGCAATATATTTAAATTTTATACCTGTCCTTTCAGCAAATTCTTGAAAAGCTCTATACTCATGAGATTGCCAATCAACAACGTTTATAAGCTCATCAAAAAGTATAACAGTCCCTGAAGTTATTCTAGTTTCAATAATATCGAAAATATCTTTGGTGGATTGATAAAGATCGCAGTCTACATGAATGAAAGAAAAGTTTTCTATATTAACGGACAAAAAGTTTGGTAATGTATCTTTGAACAAGCCTTTAATTAATTTTACATTATTTGGGACTTCTGGAAGCCTATTAAGTCCAAAACTACCTTGTGGCATTACAGTACCCCAATCTTCAGGTAATCCATCAAAAGAGTCAAATCCGTATATATTTTTATTTTTGAAAGATTGAGCTATTATTTTAATGCTTTCACCTTTGTAAACTCCAAATTCTGCATATATCCCATCTTTAGGTGAGTTATTAATACAAAATTTAATTAAATCTTTTCGGTTGTTAAATCTTCTGGTGTTAATTAAATTGTGATTAGCAAATTCGATTGATGTTTCAAAAGACTTTTGTACCATGTGTTTATATAAACTGTTTTTACGAAACTTATGTGCCTCTACAAAATCTCGTAATATATTTTTAGTTATTCTAACAAAAGTTCTTACAAAATAGCTCATAAATATATAAAATCCTGGGTTACTTAAATTTGTGGATTGTAACTTACTATATGTATATTTAAATTACAATAGTTAAGTAAGGTGGTATTGAAATTATTTAAAGTTATAATTTCAGGACTGAGCTTATGTATATATATGACAATTAAAAAAAGTTTATATTTTACTAATTTTGCAAAATATAATTTAAGATGTTTAATTTGATGCTAATGTTCTGGAAGGTTTTTGGCTTCAGGAAATACTTGGTTGCGGGGGCCAGATTTGAACTGACGACCTTCAGGTTATGAGCCTCAGGGTCTATAGTTTAATGTAGGTTAATGTAATTTGATATAGCTTTACTTTTCAATGTACTTGCTGTATAAATCTCTTTTTATGATTTAATCAAATTTAATCTATATTAACTTAAATTGCGGCACCGGTGCGGCACCAGATGTTTTTTATGACAAATGAATTTAACTTTACGGCAACTGAAATTAAGAAACTTAATGTTCCTGATAAAGGTAGGGAATATTATAAAGATACAAAAGAAAAGGGACTCTCATTATATATAACTTCAACTGGAGTAGTTACATTTTTTGTACGTAAGAGAGTTCATGGTAAAGATGAAAGGCTAATATTAGGAAACTTTCCTGAAATAAGCGTTGAGAATGCTAGAAAAATTGCTTTGCAAATAAAGGCTAAAGTTTCAGAGGGTAGTAACCCCAACGAAGAAAAGCATAGATTAAGAGATGATCTAACATTCAAAGAACTTTTTGATCAATTTATGGAACGCTACAGCAAAAAGCAGAAGAAGTCTTGGCAGTATGATGAGCGTGAGGTAAATAAATTTCTATCACACTGGTTCGGTAAAAAGATTTCTAGAATTACTAAACAAGAGATTCAACAGCTTCATGAAAGAATTGCAGAAAATAATGGTATTTATCAAGCTAACAGGATTTTAGAGAGAATAAGAGCTATATACAATAAAGCCATCGAATGGGGATGGAATGGTGTTAACCCTACTTCTGGCATTAAAAAGTATAGAGAGAAAAAACGAGAAAGATTTTTAATGCCAGAGGAATTGCCAAAATTCTTTGAGGCTTTGTCAGAAGAACACAACGAAACTGCCAGGGATTTTATACTAATATCACTATTTACAGGTGCCAGAAAAAGCAACGTTCTAGCGATGCAATGGAAAGACGTAGACTGGCATCATAAAACATGGCGTATTCCAGAGACTAAAAATGGTGATGCTGTCATAATACCTCTTATTGACGATGCTATAGAAGTATTACAGCGCAGAAAAGCTCTGGCAATAAATGGCTGGGTATTCCCTAGCGAAACTAGTAGCTCAGGACACTTTGCTGATCCTAAAAAGGCATGGAAAAGAGTACTGACCAAGGCTGGCATTGAAGATTTACGTATCCATGATATCAGAAGAACCTTAGGAAGTTACCAAGCTATTGCAGGCTCAAGTCTATCCATTATCGGCAAATCACTTGGTCATAAATCCCAACAAGCAACTCAGATATATGCAAGGCTACATAACGACCCAGTAAAGGAGTCCATGGAGAAGGCAGCAGCATTGATGTTTAAGGATTGGGAAAAGTAATAATGGGTCTGTCAATCTAGGTGTGTAAATTAGAAGTAGATAAGTAAATCTTGGATAACGCAAATAAATCCAAGATTTACGTATCGTAAGAACAACAACTAAAATACACAGGTAAGAAATGACAAAAAGAATAAAATCACCATTTAAAGATGAAACGCTAGCAGATATTGTGCAGTATTGTGGAAGCCAAGAAGAATTAATGTCAACCTTCAAGCTACTGCAGAAAGCCATGTTAGAAAAGGCATTAGAAGGAGAGCTTGGGTATCACTTAGGCTATGATAAAAGTGAGCGGAGCGACGGCAGCAATAGCCGTTATGGATATGGCAGTAAGAAGATAATAACAAACACCGGGGAATTTGAAATCGCAACCCCTAGAGATAGGGATGCAAGTTTTGAGCCGAGGTTAATCCAGAAGGGGCAAAGAGAATTCAAGGGTTTTGAAGA contains:
- a CDS encoding recombinase XerD, producing MTNEFNFTATEIKKLNVPDKGREYYKDTKEKGLSLYITSTGVVTFFVRKRVHGKDERLILGNFPEISVENARKIALQIKAKVSEGSNPNEEKHRLRDDLTFKELFDQFMERYSKKQKKSWQYDEREVNKFLSHWFGKKISRITKQEIQQLHERIAENNGIYQANRILERIRAIYNKAIEWGWNGVNPTSGIKKYREKKRERFLMPEELPKFFEALSEEHNETARDFILISLFTGARKSNVLAMQWKDVDWHHKTWRIPETKNGDAVIIPLIDDAIEVLQRRKALAINGWVFPSETSSSGHFADPKKAWKRVLTKAGIEDLRIHDIRRTLGSYQAIAGSSLSIIGKSLGHKSQQATQIYARLHNDPVKESMEKAAALMFKDWEK